Proteins encoded within one genomic window of Arcobacter sp. F2176:
- a CDS encoding response regulator transcription factor: MIGTQILFLEDDKLFQETIKDLLEEENFFVDTCSNGEEFLNKIYDNIYDLYILDINVPQINGYEIMKILTEYQDETIRLVLTSIPNSTIRSFKSGCDGFLNKTGNNKELILRIQSLIKRAYRTYYECITINDKISYNIFSKELFYNNKALEIETQALLVLNYLIKKRGEFVSKEILEKNVYPTNSNSKADVIRYHIWHLRKILGGDIIESQKNRGYKLKPIGV; the protein is encoded by the coding sequence ATGATTGGTACTCAAATACTATTTTTAGAAGATGATAAACTCTTTCAAGAAACTATAAAAGACCTACTTGAAGAAGAAAACTTTTTTGTGGACACTTGTTCCAATGGAGAAGAATTTTTAAATAAAATATATGACAATATATACGACTTATACATACTTGATATAAACGTACCTCAAATTAATGGTTATGAGATAATGAAGATATTAACAGAATATCAAGATGAAACTATACGGTTAGTTTTAACCTCTATCCCCAATAGTACCATTAGATCATTTAAAAGTGGTTGCGATGGATTTTTAAATAAAACAGGCAATAATAAAGAACTAATTCTAAGAATTCAATCCCTAATCAAAAGAGCATACCGAACATATTACGAATGCATAACTATTAATGACAAAATTTCATACAATATTTTTTCAAAAGAACTTTTTTATAATAATAAAGCCCTAGAAATAGAAACACAAGCTTTATTAGTACTAAACTACTTGATTAAAAAAAGAGGAGAGTTTGTAAGTAAAGAGATTCTAGAAAAAAATGTTTATCCCACTAATAGTAACTCAAAAGCTGATGTCATTCGATATCATATTTGGCATTTAAGAAAAATATTAGGTGGTGATATTATTGAATCACAAAAAAATAGAGGATATAAGCTAAAGCCAATTGGTGTTTAG
- a CDS encoding cytochrome c: MDIIGQFPLFYFPEYGSAWMMGMTGTIHILASHTSVGAAMLFAYLSYKAYKENRTDLYPYMKKYGMFLLIFSYVIGSITGPGIWYTATAASPRGISALIHNFVWVWATEWVFFVFEVIGVFVLVYFIDKIDKKTHLKLTFSFAMASVGTLALIIGIISFMMWPGTQEYYTTGSASDAFFGTNTFPHMFLRIGFMIMLSGVIGLIISSAMKKDNLELSRELTKKMGYVSMLGGFLVLFFFMWYMGTLPDNAHAVFNITKADVIQSRIILTVVFSIYFLVAIVKPQFISTPLAGVMVFIILIAGIWPGEKLRESMRKPYVAGQYIYSNQIISRDVPGKGIKSELPIIAEKGLLQVNPFVPKNLKVITEENKHEVGKLLARMACSNCHSLEKTGKYRPLKDRLAGMDKEAIKSILYAIGAGGMPYMPTLKLPENETDAIAQYFASMKY, encoded by the coding sequence ATGGATATTATAGGACAATTTCCGTTGTTTTATTTTCCAGAATACGGAAGTGCTTGGATGATGGGTATGACAGGAACTATACACATCTTAGCATCACATACTTCTGTTGGTGCAGCAATGCTATTTGCATATTTGTCATATAAAGCATATAAAGAAAATAGAACTGATTTATATCCGTATATGAAAAAATACGGTATGTTTTTGTTGATTTTTTCGTATGTAATAGGTTCAATTACCGGTCCAGGTATTTGGTACACGGCAACTGCAGCAAGTCCAAGGGGTATTAGTGCTTTAATACATAACTTTGTTTGGGTTTGGGCGACTGAGTGGGTATTTTTTGTTTTTGAAGTAATAGGAGTCTTTGTTCTTGTTTACTTTATAGATAAAATCGATAAGAAAACTCATTTAAAACTTACATTCTCATTTGCAATGGCTTCAGTTGGTACTTTAGCATTGATCATTGGGATTATTAGTTTTATGATGTGGCCAGGTACTCAAGAATACTATACAACAGGAAGTGCAAGTGATGCATTTTTTGGTACAAATACCTTCCCTCATATGTTTTTACGAATTGGTTTTATGATTATGTTATCAGGTGTAATTGGACTTATTATTTCAAGTGCAATGAAAAAAGACAATCTAGAACTTTCACGTGAATTAACTAAAAAAATGGGTTATGTAAGTATGCTTGGAGGATTTTTAGTTCTATTCTTCTTTATGTGGTATATGGGAACTCTACCTGACAATGCACATGCTGTATTTAATATAACAAAAGCAGATGTTATTCAAAGTAGAATTATTCTTACAGTTGTTTTTTCTATTTATTTTTTAGTTGCAATTGTAAAACCACAATTTATAAGTACACCATTAGCAGGAGTTATGGTTTTTATAATATTAATTGCAGGAATATGGCCAGGTGAGAAACTAAGAGAATCTATGAGAAAACCTTATGTTGCGGGTCAATATATTTATTCAAATCAAATAATTAGTCGTGATGTACCAGGGAAAGGAATAAAAAGCGAACTTCCAATAATCGCCGAAAAAGGACTTTTACAAGTTAATCCATTTGTTCCAAAAAATTTAAAGGTAATTACAGAAGAGAACAAACATGAAGTTGGAAAACTTTTAGCAAGAATGGCATGTTCAAATTGTCACTCTTTAGAAAAAACTGGTAAATATAGACCTTTAAAAGATAGATTAGCCGGTATGGATAAAGAAGCTATCAAGTCTATTTTATATGCAATAGGTGCAGGTGGTATGCCATACATGCCAACATTAAAATTACCAGAAAATGAAACTGATGCAATTGCCCAATATTTTGCATCAATGAAATATTAG
- a CDS encoding cytochrome bc complex cytochrome b subunit, whose translation MAKFEKANSVGEWLDQRLNLTAFNKVMMTEYWIPKDINFLWAMGVLLATTFSILIISGIFLMMYYKPDINLAFDSVNYTIMQEVAYGWLFRHMHGVAASVVFLIIYIHMFTGIYYGSYKQGREMIWISGMLLFMTFSAAGFSGYMLPWGQMSYWAAMVITNLFGGIPFIGDALVVWIRGDFNVADATLTRFFMLHVFLLPVVIMGIIALHFYTLRVPHVNNQDSEELDFDAEAEKYLSGNKKESKVIPFWPVFISKDLAVMGIFLIFYFYLVFFHYDFAMDPVNFDPANNMVTPTHIYPEWYFLWSYEVLRGFFFNVGPLKAFDIGLMAFGFANVIFLLLPFLDRDPKILPAHKRPKFFIWFWILMIDLIVLTVFGKLPPTGTNAYIGFAAALSFILIFLALPIVSKSDAKKRGDV comes from the coding sequence ATGGCAAAATTTGAAAAAGCAAACTCAGTTGGTGAGTGGTTAGATCAAAGATTAAATCTTACAGCATTCAATAAAGTTATGATGACTGAATATTGGATTCCAAAAGATATTAACTTTCTATGGGCTATGGGTGTACTTTTAGCTACAACATTTAGTATTTTAATTATCTCAGGAATTTTCTTGATGATGTACTACAAACCAGATATTAATTTAGCATTTGATTCTGTTAACTATACAATTATGCAAGAAGTTGCATATGGTTGGCTATTTAGACATATGCATGGTGTTGCAGCTTCTGTTGTATTCTTAATTATTTATATTCACATGTTTACAGGTATCTATTATGGTTCTTATAAACAAGGAAGAGAAATGATTTGGATTTCTGGAATGTTATTATTTATGACATTTAGTGCTGCTGGATTCTCTGGATATATGTTACCTTGGGGACAAATGTCTTATTGGGCTGCAATGGTTATTACAAACTTATTTGGTGGTATTCCTTTTATTGGTGATGCTTTAGTTGTATGGATTAGAGGTGACTTTAATGTTGCTGATGCTACATTAACTAGATTCTTTATGCTACATGTATTCTTATTACCTGTTGTTATAATGGGAATAATTGCATTACACTTCTATACTTTAAGAGTTCCTCATGTTAATAATCAAGATTCAGAAGAGTTAGATTTTGATGCTGAAGCTGAAAAATATCTTTCTGGAAATAAAAAAGAATCAAAAGTTATTCCTTTCTGGCCTGTATTTATCTCTAAAGATTTAGCAGTCATGGGAATTTTCTTAATATTCTACTTTTACTTAGTATTTTTCCATTATGACTTTGCTATGGATCCAGTTAACTTTGATCCAGCTAATAATATGGTTACTCCAACTCACATTTATCCTGAGTGGTATTTCTTATGGTCATATGAAGTATTAAGAGGTTTCTTCTTTAATGTTGGTCCTTTAAAAGCATTTGATATTGGATTAATGGCATTTGGATTTGCAAATGTTATATTCTTATTATTACCATTTTTAGATAGAGATCCTAAAATCTTACCAGCACATAAAAGACCTAAATTCTTTATTTGGTTCTGGATTTTAATGATTGACTTAATTGTATTAACTGTTTTTGGTAAATTACCTCCAACAGGTACAAATGCATATATTGGATTTGCAGCTGCACTTTCATTTATTTTAATATTCTTAGCATTACCAATTGTTTCGAAATCTGATGCTAAGAAAAGGGGTGACGTATGA
- a CDS encoding 6-carboxytetrahydropterin synthase, which produces MKWNISKEFDFCYGHRVWSQELNPDFSLDTCLMCRHLHGHQGKVIVHLESSSLKNGMVTDFKHLNWFKKFLDDTLDHKFVLDLNDPLFETLLPHFKNKEELFFHEEGFYTFDLNSIKDEPIHIRELYEGYVLVDFVPTSENLSAWLLEIIQTKMNELPIEVSHVEFLETPKSKSTVYA; this is translated from the coding sequence ATGAAATGGAATATTTCAAAAGAGTTTGATTTTTGTTATGGTCATAGAGTTTGGTCACAAGAATTAAACCCAGACTTTTCACTAGATACTTGTTTGATGTGTAGACATCTACATGGACATCAAGGAAAAGTAATAGTTCACTTAGAGAGTTCAAGTTTAAAAAATGGAATGGTAACTGATTTTAAACACTTAAATTGGTTCAAAAAATTTCTTGATGATACTTTAGATCATAAATTTGTTTTAGATTTAAATGATCCCTTATTTGAAACTTTATTACCTCATTTTAAAAATAAAGAAGAGTTATTTTTCCATGAAGAAGGATTTTATACTTTTGATTTAAATAGTATAAAAGATGAACCAATACATATTCGTGAATTGTATGAAGGATATGTACTTGTTGATTTTGTTCCAACAAGTGAAAACCTTTCTGCTTGGCTTTTAGAAATTATTCAAACTAAAATGAATGAATTACCAATAGAAGTATCACATGTAGAATTTTTAGAGACTCCCAAAAGTAAAAGTACAGTATATGCTTGA
- a CDS encoding 7-carboxy-7-deazaguanine synthase QueE, giving the protein MLEVNEIFGPTIQGEGKYVGNPSIFIRFGKCNFRCEGFAVEYETPSGVKKCSCDSFYAVDPAFKDQWHKMNKNEIIEQVKKLEPSYKADIVITGGEPLLYWKDVEFQEILKYYISNGYKVTIETNGSLNIDFTKEYQKELIFSMSVKLSNSLEPLKKRVNEETLKKIITNTKESYLKFVISKEFITKAKEEIELISSIIPNCDIYLMPMGDSAYEINKHSESVINMAINSGYKYCDRLHIRVWDNKRGV; this is encoded by the coding sequence ATGCTTGAAGTAAATGAGATATTTGGACCAACGATACAAGGAGAAGGAAAGTATGTTGGAAATCCATCTATTTTTATAAGATTTGGAAAATGTAATTTTAGATGCGAAGGCTTTGCGGTTGAATATGAGACTCCAAGTGGAGTGAAAAAATGTTCTTGTGATTCATTTTATGCAGTTGATCCTGCATTTAAAGACCAATGGCATAAGATGAATAAAAATGAAATCATAGAGCAAGTTAAAAAGTTAGAACCTTCATATAAAGCAGATATAGTAATCACAGGTGGTGAACCACTTTTATATTGGAAAGATGTAGAGTTTCAAGAAATTTTAAAATATTATATATCAAATGGATATAAAGTAACAATAGAGACAAATGGCTCATTAAATATAGATTTTACAAAAGAGTATCAAAAAGAATTAATATTTTCCATGAGCGTTAAACTTTCTAATTCACTTGAACCACTTAAAAAAAGGGTTAATGAAGAGACTCTAAAAAAAATTATCACAAATACAAAAGAGTCATATTTAAAATTTGTTATTAGCAAAGAATTTATTACAAAAGCAAAAGAAGAAATTGAATTAATCTCTTCAATAATACCAAATTGTGACATTTATCTTATGCCAATGGGTGATAGTGCTTATGAGATAAATAAACATTCTGAGAGCGTTATAAACATGGCAATTAACTCAGGATATAAATATTGCGATAGACTACATATAAGGGTTTGGGATAATAAAAGAGGTGTTTAA
- a CDS encoding 16S rRNA (uracil(1498)-N(3))-methyltransferase, giving the protein MQFVYLPEASLETIKVEGDIYKYLFKARREKIGSTIFFRNLSDNFIYSYEIFDINKKDASLRLIKKEEKIIEVDKKLHIIWAIVDPKTIEKQLPYLNEIGVDKITFFYADYSQKNFKLNIEKFEKILINSSQQCGRSSIIKLEILNSLDEVLTSYKDSFVFNFSNNSVDDNKDIKSIIIGCEGGFSPKELEKFTEEKTVGINSNLILRSETAVTIIAAKLIV; this is encoded by the coding sequence GTGCAGTTTGTTTATTTACCTGAGGCCTCCCTTGAAACAATTAAAGTTGAAGGTGATATTTATAAATATCTTTTTAAAGCAAGAAGAGAAAAAATTGGTTCAACTATTTTTTTTAGAAATTTAAGTGATAATTTTATTTATTCCTATGAAATATTTGATATAAATAAAAAAGATGCAAGTTTAAGACTTATAAAAAAAGAAGAGAAGATAATAGAAGTAGATAAAAAACTTCATATTATTTGGGCTATTGTTGATCCAAAAACAATTGAAAAACAACTTCCTTATTTAAATGAAATAGGGGTTGATAAAATCACTTTTTTTTATGCAGATTATTCACAAAAAAACTTTAAACTAAATATAGAAAAGTTTGAAAAAATACTAATAAACTCTTCTCAACAGTGTGGAAGAAGTTCAATTATTAAATTAGAAATATTAAATTCTTTAGATGAGGTTTTAACCTCTTATAAAGATAGTTTTGTATTTAATTTTTCTAATAATAGTGTAGATGATAATAAAGATATAAAAAGTATAATTATAGGTTGTGAAGGTGGTTTCTCACCTAAAGAGTTAGAAAAATTTACAGAAGAAAAGACTGTTGGGATTAACTCAAATTTGATTTTAAGAAGTGAAACAGCAGTTACAATTATTGCAGCAAAATTGATAGTTTAA
- a CDS encoding beta-ketoacyl-ACP synthase II: MKRVVITGLGTINSLGHNVNESFDAVVAGKCGIRDITLFDSTEYSVKFAGEVKDFDPTTVMDKKEVKKADRFIQLGIKAAKEAMIDSGFASEDNNKVNDELAPRFGVISASGIGGLSTIEKNSVVCDTKGPRRISPFFIPSSLVNMLGGFISIEHGLKGPNLSHVTACSASTHALSDAVKTIALGGADNILVVGAEAAICGAGIGGFAAMKALSTRNDDPQTASRPFDKERDGFVMGEGAGALVVETLDSALARGAKIYAEIIAFGESADANHITAPVMDGPLRAMRAAFEMVKSNTGEYPKIDYINTHGTSTPVGDANETKAIKELFGGKENCPPVTSTKGQIGHCLGAAGAIEAIFTIKSLNEGIIPPTINMINPDEECDLDYVPNVARKIELNTVMSNNFGFGGTNGSIIFKKFTK, from the coding sequence ATGAAAAGAGTTGTAATAACTGGTCTAGGTACTATAAATTCTTTAGGACATAATGTAAATGAATCATTCGATGCAGTAGTTGCAGGTAAATGTGGAATTAGAGATATTACTCTTTTTGATTCAACTGAATATTCAGTAAAGTTTGCAGGAGAAGTAAAAGATTTTGACCCAACAACAGTTATGGATAAAAAAGAAGTAAAAAAAGCTGATAGATTTATCCAATTAGGTATTAAAGCTGCAAAAGAAGCTATGATTGACTCTGGTTTTGCAAGTGAAGATAATAATAAAGTGAATGATGAACTTGCTCCAAGATTTGGAGTAATTTCTGCTTCTGGAATTGGTGGATTATCAACAATTGAAAAAAATTCTGTAGTTTGTGATACAAAAGGACCTAGAAGAATATCTCCATTTTTTATTCCTTCATCATTAGTAAATATGCTGGGTGGATTTATTTCTATTGAACATGGTTTAAAAGGACCTAATTTATCTCATGTAACTGCTTGTTCTGCTTCAACTCATGCTTTATCAGATGCTGTTAAAACTATTGCTTTAGGTGGTGCTGATAATATTTTAGTAGTTGGTGCTGAAGCTGCAATTTGTGGTGCAGGGATTGGTGGATTTGCTGCAATGAAAGCGCTATCTACTAGAAATGATGACCCTCAAACAGCATCAAGACCTTTTGATAAAGAAAGAGATGGTTTCGTTATGGGTGAAGGTGCTGGTGCTTTAGTTGTAGAAACTTTAGATTCTGCACTTGCAAGAGGTGCTAAAATTTATGCAGAGATAATTGCATTTGGAGAAAGTGCTGATGCAAATCATATCACTGCTCCTGTAATGGATGGTCCATTAAGAGCTATGAGAGCTGCATTTGAAATGGTAAAATCAAACACAGGTGAATATCCAAAAATTGATTATATAAATACGCATGGTACTTCTACTCCTGTAGGAGATGCAAATGAAACTAAAGCAATAAAAGAATTATTTGGTGGAAAAGAAAATTGTCCTCCTGTAACTTCAACAAAAGGTCAAATTGGACATTGTTTAGGAGCTGCTGGAGCAATTGAAGCAATCTTTACAATTAAATCATTAAATGAAGGTATCATTCCTCCAACAATTAATATGATTAATCCTGATGAAGAATGTGACTTGGATTATGTACCAAATGTTGCAAGAAAAATAGAATTAAATACGGTTATGAGTAATAACTTTGGTTTTGGTGGAACAAACGGTTCAATCATATTTAAAAAATTTACAAAATAA
- the queC gene encoding 7-cyano-7-deazaguanine synthase QueC, with the protein MSKKAICILSGGMDSTLASYIAKNEGYEIIAVHFNYGQRTQNRELKAFRDVCEDLKVKNKYEIDIPFFTQIGASALTDANIDVPIDGVKPGVPVTYVPFRNGIFLSIAAAIAEKENAEAMFIGVVEEDSSGYPDCTDSFINQIKNAINEGTKEATHINIKTPLVKLHKSEIVKKALKLNVPLELTWSCYKEEKEACGVCDSCRLRLNGFEQANSKDPIPYKGS; encoded by the coding sequence ATGAGTAAAAAAGCTATTTGTATTTTAAGTGGAGGCATGGATTCTACACTTGCTTCATATATTGCTAAAAATGAAGGATATGAAATAATTGCTGTTCATTTTAATTATGGACAAAGAACACAGAACAGAGAATTAAAAGCATTTAGAGATGTTTGTGAAGATTTAAAAGTGAAAAATAAATATGAAATTGATATTCCATTTTTCACACAAATTGGAGCAAGTGCACTAACAGATGCCAATATCGATGTTCCAATTGATGGGGTTAAACCCGGAGTTCCCGTTACTTATGTACCATTTAGAAATGGTATTTTTCTTTCAATTGCAGCTGCAATTGCAGAAAAAGAGAATGCAGAAGCAATGTTTATTGGAGTTGTTGAAGAAGATAGTAGTGGGTATCCTGATTGTACAGATTCATTTATTAATCAAATTAAAAATGCAATTAATGAAGGGACAAAAGAAGCAACACATATAAATATTAAAACTCCTTTAGTTAAACTTCACAAAAGTGAGATTGTAAAAAAAGCTCTTAAACTAAATGTTCCACTTGAGCTTACTTGGTCTTGTTATAAGGAAGAAAAAGAAGCTTGTGGAGTTTGTGATTCTTGTAGATTGCGATTAAATGGATTTGAACAAGCAAATTCAAAAGATCCAATACCATATAAAGGTTCTTGA
- a CDS encoding c-type cytochrome, translating into MRELKILAVVVALTLITYWGVEPFAHSQMHPHVDAPNYDFAQADKMITAENVEKAKVALENAKKSDDKKAIKSATADLTNAENFEKDTNAFWATTKEAVSDKGNVANGEVLVTSNCTACHSIESKGFPKVMDDASAAAAYGVVPPDLGTAGKLYTKEYLAGFVMNPARASKVTHKFVDGRVHPMPGYDWMQPQEIADMVAYLQSIAPKTMTDKEVFNNACQRCHSIKYGDMKGGTMQAYTPDKDIKTYMGKIPPDLSQYIKSRGHEYIHELVNDPQKHLEGTAMPRVGLTLESEKQVVGYLEEVGDSKKAQREELGPKFLIYLAIFAIFAWLWKSKQWREMH; encoded by the coding sequence ATGAGAGAATTAAAAATATTAGCAGTAGTTGTAGCTTTAACACTAATAACTTACTGGGGAGTTGAACCTTTTGCTCACTCTCAAATGCACCCTCATGTAGATGCACCAAATTATGATTTTGCACAAGCAGACAAAATGATAACTGCGGAAAATGTAGAAAAAGCAAAAGTTGCATTAGAAAATGCAAAAAAATCAGATGATAAAAAAGCAATTAAAAGTGCAACTGCTGATTTAACAAATGCTGAAAACTTTGAAAAAGACACTAATGCTTTTTGGGCAACAACTAAAGAAGCAGTTTCTGACAAAGGTAATGTAGCAAATGGTGAAGTATTAGTTACTAGTAACTGTACTGCTTGTCACTCTATTGAGTCAAAAGGTTTTCCAAAAGTTATGGATGATGCAAGTGCTGCTGCAGCTTATGGTGTAGTACCACCTGATTTAGGAACTGCTGGTAAATTATATACTAAAGAATATCTTGCTGGTTTTGTTATGAATCCTGCTAGAGCTTCTAAAGTTACACATAAATTTGTTGATGGAAGAGTTCACCCAATGCCAGGTTATGATTGGATGCAACCACAAGAAATAGCTGATATGGTTGCATACTTACAATCAATTGCACCAAAAACTATGACAGATAAAGAAGTATTTAACAATGCTTGTCAAAGATGTCACTCTATTAAATATGGAGATATGAAAGGTGGAACTATGCAAGCATATACACCTGACAAAGATATAAAAACTTACATGGGTAAAATTCCACCTGATTTATCTCAATACATTAAATCAAGAGGACATGAATATATTCATGAACTTGTTAATGACCCTCAAAAACATTTAGAAGGTACTGCTATGCCAAGAGTTGGTTTAACGCTAGAATCTGAAAAACAAGTTGTTGGTTATTTAGAAGAAGTTGGTGATTCTAAAAAAGCACAAAGAGAAGAATTAGGACCTAAGTTCTTAATTTACTTAGCAATTTTTGCAATTTTTGCTTGGTTATGGAAATCTAAACAATGGAGAGAGATGCACTAA
- a CDS encoding molybdopterin molybdotransferase MoeA produces MSVSIEKALEIIINSIQVKDFEIVPIENATSRISAQNIYATSSLPKFNNSAMDGYAILLDDKEKELTLSDKIFAGDNNKNLLKSGTTIKVMTGAMVPPNCEAVVPQENTEIINDKIKITSVVKKMQHIKFVGEDILKDSLLIKVGEELNFAKITLLASQGISHIKVYNKPKIVVFASGEELKLHYQSIKDYQIYNSNTPTFIARAKELGCDVSFVGQAKDSIESIKEHIYNSLNADLIITSGGVSVGEADFTRESFTQVGLETLFDGVYAKPGKPTIFGKIKDTFILNLPGNPLASALIFEMLGKIIIQKLIGAKDFYHNFIYTKISDDLINKKGKFTFIPGFFNGENFTPSDKKSPGMVSILSECNSFIVLDENVSKLNKNQEVKVIPINWKFFCDEKKDYITYE; encoded by the coding sequence ATGAGTGTATCAATTGAAAAAGCATTAGAAATAATCATTAACTCAATTCAAGTAAAAGATTTTGAAATAGTTCCTATTGAAAATGCGACATCAAGAATAAGTGCCCAAAACATTTACGCAACAAGCTCTCTACCAAAATTTAACAACTCTGCAATGGATGGATATGCAATACTTTTAGATGATAAAGAAAAAGAATTGACTTTATCTGACAAAATATTCGCAGGAGATAATAATAAAAACCTTTTAAAATCAGGTACAACAATAAAAGTGATGACAGGAGCTATGGTTCCTCCAAACTGTGAAGCGGTTGTTCCACAAGAAAATACTGAAATAATTAATGATAAAATTAAAATTACCTCTGTTGTAAAAAAAATGCAACACATAAAATTTGTTGGTGAAGATATTCTAAAAGATTCGTTATTAATTAAAGTTGGAGAAGAATTAAATTTTGCAAAAATTACTCTTCTTGCTTCTCAAGGTATTTCTCATATAAAAGTTTATAATAAACCAAAAATTGTAGTTTTTGCTTCAGGTGAAGAGTTGAAACTCCATTATCAATCAATCAAAGATTATCAAATATATAACTCTAATACTCCTACTTTTATAGCAAGAGCTAAAGAATTAGGCTGTGATGTGAGTTTTGTAGGACAAGCAAAAGATTCTATTGAATCAATAAAAGAACATATATACAACTCTTTAAATGCAGATTTAATAATCACATCAGGTGGAGTATCAGTGGGAGAAGCTGATTTTACACGAGAATCATTTACACAAGTTGGTTTAGAAACTTTATTTGATGGAGTATATGCAAAGCCAGGTAAACCTACAATTTTTGGTAAAATAAAAGATACTTTTATTTTAAATTTACCAGGTAATCCTCTAGCCTCTGCTTTGATTTTTGAAATGCTTGGGAAAATAATTATTCAAAAATTAATTGGAGCAAAAGATTTTTATCATAACTTTATTTATACAAAAATAAGTGATGATTTAATAAATAAAAAAGGGAAATTTACTTTTATTCCAGGCTTCTTTAACGGAGAAAACTTCACTCCTTCTGATAAAAAAAGCCCTGGAATGGTATCTATTTTAAGTGAATGTAATTCATTTATTGTTTTAGATGAAAATGTATCAAAACTAAATAAAAATCAAGAAGTAAAAGTTATTCCAATAAATTGGAAATTCTTTTGCGATGAAAAAAAGGACTATATAACTTATGAGTAA
- the acpP gene encoding acyl carrier protein: MALLDDVKEVVVEQLDCDPAEVKEDSKFIEDLGADSLDVVELVMALEEKFDIEIPDEDAEKILTVSDAIKYIEDNK, from the coding sequence ATGGCATTATTAGATGATGTGAAAGAAGTAGTAGTTGAGCAATTAGATTGCGATCCAGCTGAAGTTAAAGAAGATTCAAAATTCATTGAAGACTTAGGGGCAGATTCGTTAGATGTTGTTGAGCTAGTTATGGCTTTAGAAGAAAAATTTGACATCGAAATACCTGATGAAGATGCAGAAAAAATCTTAACTGTTTCAGATGCTATCAAATACATCGAAGATAATAAATAA
- the fabG gene encoding 3-oxoacyl-ACP reductase FabG, whose translation MKFTGSNVLVTGASRGIGAQIAKTLASHGLKVWINYRSKADEASKIQEEIEAAGGKAAIIKADVTNEDEFVSAINTIIDSDGELSYLVNNAGITKDKLALRMSVQDFNDVISANLTSAFIGCKAALKIMGKKRFGSIVNISSIVGEMGNPGQTNYSASKGGLNAMTKSFAKEAASRSIRYNAVTPGFIQTDMTDELKDEVKAEYEKNIPLSRFGKPSEIADAVAFLLSDHSSYITGEILKVNGGLYV comes from the coding sequence ATGAAATTTACAGGTTCAAATGTACTAGTTACTGGTGCTAGCAGAGGAATAGGTGCCCAAATTGCCAAAACTCTTGCAAGTCATGGACTTAAAGTATGGATTAATTATAGAAGTAAAGCAGATGAAGCTTCTAAAATTCAAGAAGAGATTGAAGCTGCTGGTGGAAAAGCTGCAATTATAAAAGCAGATGTTACAAATGAAGATGAGTTTGTAAGTGCAATTAATACAATTATTGATTCTGATGGTGAATTATCATATTTAGTTAACAATGCTGGTATTACAAAAGATAAATTAGCACTTAGAATGTCTGTTCAAGATTTCAATGATGTAATCAGTGCAAATTTAACATCAGCATTTATTGGTTGTAAAGCTGCATTAAAAATAATGGGTAAAAAAAGATTTGGTTCAATTGTTAATATTTCATCAATAGTTGGAGAAATGGGTAATCCTGGTCAAACTAATTATTCAGCTTCTAAAGGTGGATTAAATGCTATGACTAAATCGTTTGCAAAAGAAGCAGCTTCAAGAAGTATAAGATATAATGCAGTTACTCCTGGTTTTATTCAAACAGATATGACTGATGAATTAAAAGATGAAGTAAAAGCAGAATATGAAAAAAATATCCCATTAAGTAGATTTGGGAAACCAAGTGAAATCGCTGATGCGGTTGCATTTTTATTAAGTGATCACTCTTCTTATATAACAGGAGAGATATTAAAAGTTAATGGTGGCTTATACGTTTAA